The genomic DNA TCCAGATGATCATCGACTGTTGGACGATGACGATTGTGATTGTTGATCCTAAAGCGGCAGAGCCTCTCCGGCGAGTATGAAACTATCTGCCAGCCACTCTCTGGTGAGTGTCACGCATTGTGCTCAACGTTATTCCTGGCGAGTTTTGTGAGTGCTTATGTAAGCCATTGCTTACAGGGGGCGTAAGCCATTAGTGCGCAAGGTGACAGGTTAAGTGCTCTAAATTTTATTAAGTTGCTGTTTTTAAACAGTATTTATTTTTATTGAAAAGGGTTGGATGCCATCCGTGTGGAGTTTTCAGCGCTTGTTCAGAGGGCGGAAATCGCTAGTATTACACCTGTGCTCAGGGACAAGCACAGGTTGTCAGGATGACAATCAGGACATCGTAGGACGCGATTCATCAGGATAATGAGCTGGGAAATACAGGGACTAGGGACAAAAGAGTGGGCGACGCGAGTCGCCCCTTTTTTTGCCCGCATTTTATGTGCTTGGTATTTTTCGGTGGTTCTGCCGGCCTCTTGCTCCAGAGAGTTATGGCCCCGCAGAAAGTAAAAACCCGCGCGAGGCGGGTTTTTGTGCAGCCAGCGCAGCTACGTACTAGCGCTCCAGATACTGCAGCTTGTCCTTCACGCCATCCCACTCTTCAGCGTCCGGCAGGGACTCTTTCTTCTCGGTGATATTTGGCCAGACTTCGGCCAAGTCAGCGTTCAGTTCGATGTATTCCTGCTGATCTTCCGGCACCTCATCTTCGGAGAAGATGGCTTGTGCAGGGCACTCAGGCTCGCAGAGTGCGCAATCGATGCACTCGTCCGGGTGGATCACCAGGAAGTTCGGGCCTTCGTAG from Pseudomonas anguilliseptica includes the following:
- the fdxA gene encoding ferredoxin FdxA; translated protein: MTFVVTDNCVKCKYTDCVEVCPVDCFYEGPNFLVIHPDECIDCALCEPECPAQAIFSEDEVPEDQQEYIELNADLAEVWPNITEKKESLPDAEEWDGVKDKLQYLER